One genomic segment of Ictalurus punctatus breed USDA103 chromosome 4, Coco_2.0, whole genome shotgun sequence includes these proteins:
- the opa3 gene encoding optic atrophy 3 protein homolog isoform X1, with protein MKMVLLGLVNCCGLVPKDQNGMLHDFRLGKQHKNSSVLERFSGVCVGLSPAHCCTVLKLHPVYHWIEMKTKMRIMGFRGAAVKPLNEDAAAELGAELLGETIIFLIGGGCLVFEYSRQAWNSRRKDEELTHTINSLQVQIGELALTTETLDAQLREVNRLLLSLPPAPSGK; from the exons ATGAAAATGGTTCTCCTAGGCCTTGTTAACTGCTGTGGTCTGGTTCCGAAAGATCAAAATGGCATGCTGCATGACTTCCGTTTGGGAAAACAGCACAAGAATTCCTCAGTACTGGAGAGATTCTCAGGAGTTTGTGTCGGACTGAGTCCTGCCCACTGCTGCACTGTTCTCAAACTCCACCCAG TGTACCACTGGATCGAGATGAAAACAAAGATGAGGATAATGGGCTTCCGTGGTGCTGCCGTCAAACCACTTAACGAGGACGCGGCTGCGGAGCTGGGAGCCGAGCTGCTCGGCGAGACCATCATCTTCCTCATCGGCGGCGGCTGTCTTGTATTTGAGTATAGCAGGCAAGCGTGGAACAGCAGGAGAAAGGATGAAGAGCTGACCCACACTATCAACAGCCTGCAGGTGCAAATTGGAGAACTGGCCCTAACCACAGAAACTCTAGACGCTCAGCTCCGTGAGGTCAACAGGCTTCTTCTGTCTTTGCCACCTGCTCCGAGTGGCAAATAG
- the opa3 gene encoding optic atrophy 3 protein homolog isoform X2 → MVVGAFPMAKLLYLGVRQLSKPVANRIKAGARRSEFFKSYICLPPAQLYHWIEMKTKMRIMGFRGAAVKPLNEDAAAELGAELLGETIIFLIGGGCLVFEYSRQAWNSRRKDEELTHTINSLQVQIGELALTTETLDAQLREVNRLLLSLPPAPSGK, encoded by the exons ATGGTCGTAGGAGCTTTCCCCATGGCAAAGTTGCTCTATCTGGGTGTCCGTCAGCTCAGCAAACCGGTGGCCAACAGGATTAAAGCAGGAGCGCGGAGAAGTGAATTCTTCAAGAGTTACATATGTCTTCCTCCGGCACAGC TGTACCACTGGATCGAGATGAAAACAAAGATGAGGATAATGGGCTTCCGTGGTGCTGCCGTCAAACCACTTAACGAGGACGCGGCTGCGGAGCTGGGAGCCGAGCTGCTCGGCGAGACCATCATCTTCCTCATCGGCGGCGGCTGTCTTGTATTTGAGTATAGCAGGCAAGCGTGGAACAGCAGGAGAAAGGATGAAGAGCTGACCCACACTATCAACAGCCTGCAGGTGCAAATTGGAGAACTGGCCCTAACCACAGAAACTCTAGACGCTCAGCTCCGTGAGGTCAACAGGCTTCTTCTGTCTTTGCCACCTGCTCCGAGTGGCAAATAG
- the ppp1r13l gene encoding relA-associated inhibitor — MSSDNSLGSSMLFRSITDDLNASLATADELSREFNSLLQDISSTNSGSSTAQSSSLRPQNTTSSTQSGPSTTSVSTASTSKDAGGSVMKRGTMSLPQITSPIRASEPSTRSSDSFFTSSKNLPTSPNQQVYQYAPTQPRNTRGEPVYSRGTLTPPNQSPHTQRRASPNPARSHERNLSGSFTFAELSPGFKYEQSVHSMLQVPAKPVPSYDSSTTGRRSPRMDRAPSPGPFSQSVASTLPRNFSTFKTTDEGVSRQSTPAKWNETDLDVSYERKPHHTSDKNEWIRPSIPNSNWRESNLDSPTLPRKDLLPRHLPSADGSLPRNTRISMPPDGASSTQSPFNPQPIISRVSIPPAAPRLRPSRPIPLSVIMRLQNPYYTAATRYPCGTESERDLSMTRQPLLMPRELLCHFQPISQEQRPPVYYAEAPKSTYVEVTKPNSINKPAPLSEQSKEPKVEANTDDPEVDSAPRPLSPTRLQPVVAPEAPGVPDMDVLLQIRAEFPRALKKRGSISADHSQSMKMMPLRPNQYKQVMKKIFGRKGPQTKGETGSESSSSDGEEISPSIPSPPSTIINTAMPAQQKGLQSILRKPKGSSVKGPRARLSPLVLLLDGALVGELDTVQRAVQMTDPSQPNDEGITALHNAICGGHYAVVEFLIHIGANVSAPDSHGWTPLHCAASCNDRALCEFLVRNGAAVMAVTESDGATAVQKCDPYAVGYEECESFLRGVEEAMGVENSGVLYALWTYPAQAPDELSFKEGDMVTILQKPEGLDWWWASLCGREGLVPNNYFGLFPKVRPKSLC, encoded by the exons ATGTCCTCCGACAACAGCTTGGGCAGCAGCATGCTGT TCCGGTCCATCACGGATGACCTGAATGCGTCTTTGGCGACGGCGGATGAGCTGTCTCGTGAGTTTAATTCCCTCCTGCAGGATATCTCCTCTACCAACAGTGGAAGCTCTACAGCACAG agctccagcttgagaccacAGAATACCACCAGCTCCACTCAGTCTGGCCCCAGTACCACCAGTGTTTCCACTGCGAGTACCAGCAAAGATGCAGGCGGAAGTGTCATGAAAAGAGGCACCATGTCTTTACCCCAAATCACCTCGCCCATCAGAGCTTCAGAGCCCAGCACTCGTTCATCAGACTCTTTCTTTACCAGTAGTAAGAACCTCCCGACCTCCCCAAACCAGCAGGTCTATCAGTATGCACCGACTCAACCTCGAAACACTCGCGGTGAGCCTGTCTACTCTCGCGGAACCCTGACGCCCCCAAATCAGTCCCCGCATACCCAACGCCGGGCATCGCCAAACCCTGCCAGGTCACATGAGCGGAACTTGAGTGGCTCGTTCACCTTCGCAGAACTCTCACCTGGTTTCAAATATGAGCAGTCTGTTCATAGCATGCTTCAAGTCCCAGCCAAACCAGTGCCTTCGTATGACTCCTCCACCACTGGTCGTAGATCACCCAGGATGGACAGAGCTCCTTCTCCCGGACCTTTCAGCCAATCAGTAGCGAGCACGTTGCCACGCAATTTCAGTACATTTAAAACTACag ATGAGGGTGTATCGAGGCAGAGCACCCCGGCAAAATGGAACGAGACAGACCTGGATGTTTCATATGAAAGAAAACCACACCACACAAGTGACA AGAATGAGTGGATCAGACCATCTATCCCCAACAGCAACTGGAGGGAGTCCAACTTGGACTCACCCACTTTACCTCGAAAg GACCTTCTGCCCCGTCATCTTCCATCAGCCGATGGCTCCTTGCCCAGGAACACCCGTATCTCTATGCCCCCTGATGGTGCTTCATCCACCCAGTCACCTTTTAACCCTCAGCCAATCATCTCCCGCGTGTCCATCCCTCCTGCAGCACCCAGGCTCCGTCCGAGTAGACCCATCCCTCTGTCTGTAATCATGAGGCTCCAGAACCCATACTATACAGCAGCAACCAGATATCCATGTGGCACTGAGAGTGAGCGAGACCTCAGCATGACACGCCAGCCTTTGCTTATGCCCAGAGAGTTGCTTTGCCACTTTCAGCCTATCTCTCAAGAGCAGAGACCTCCAGTCTATTATGCAGAAG CCCCCAAGTCAACCTACGTGGAGGTTACAAAACCAAACTCGATAAATAAGCCGGCACCCTTGTCCGAGCAAAGTAAAGAGCCCAAAGTTGAGGCTAACACTGATGATCCTGAGGTGGATTCGGCTCCTCGGCCCCTAAGCCCCACACGCTTGCAGCCAGTGGTGGCCCCGGAGGCTCCTGGGGTCCCTGATATGGACGTGTTGCTCCAGATCCGAGCTGAGTTCCCCCGTGCTCTGAAGAAACGTGGCTCCATTAGTGCCGACCATTCACAGAGCATGAAGATGATGCCCCTTCGCCCCAACCAGTACAAGCAGGTGATGAAAAAAATATTCGGCAGGAAAGGACCCCAAACAAAGGGCGAGACAGGGAGCGAGAGCAGCTCCTCAGATGGAGAGGAGATCTCACCATCCATACCTTCTCCACCTTCAACGATCATAAACACGGCTATGCCAGCCCAGCAGAAG ggTCTTCAGTCAATCCTGCGGAAGCCTAAAGGCAGTAGCGTAAAGGGGCCCCGTGCTCGTCTCAGTCCTCTGGTGCTGCTGCTGGACGGTGCTCTGGTTGGGGAGCTGGACACGGTGCAGAGAGCCGTAcag ATGACTGACCCGAGCCAGCCAAATGATGAGGGCATCACCGCCCTTCATAATGCTATCTGTGGTGGGCATTATGCTGTAGTGGAGTTCCTCATACACATTGGTGCCAATGTCAGCGCCCCAGACAGCCACGGCTG gacACCCCTGCACTGCGCTGCCTCCTGTAACGATCGGGCCCTGTGTGAGTTTCTGGTGCGTAACGGTGCAGCCGTCATGGCGGTGACGGAGAGCGACGGCGCCACGGCGGTGCAGAAGTGTGACCCGTATGCTGTGGGTTACGAAGAGTGTGAGAGCTTCCTTAGAG GAGTGGAGGAGGCCATGGGTGTGGAGAACAGCGGTGTGCTGTATGCTCTGTGGACTTACCCGGCCCAGGCGCCTGATGAGCTGAGCTTCAAGGAGGGAGACATGGTGACCATCCTGCAGAAACCCGAGGGGTTGGATTGGTGGTGGGCTTCACTCTGCGGGCGAGAGGGCTTGGTCCCAAATAACTATTTTGGG